The proteins below are encoded in one region of Helianthus annuus cultivar XRQ/B chromosome 2, HanXRQr2.0-SUNRISE, whole genome shotgun sequence:
- the LOC110887618 gene encoding uncharacterized protein LOC110887618, giving the protein MGPVIFTRPTFSTVVTSETYNGYVQGSSGPSPAMTTRNEMEIFNDPDLTKPYHPVSMTAKSKFSARITHAMLPPKLKMPTTVKKYDGTTDPDDHMFDFDGAACVEQWPMPAWCFMFAQTLTGAARVWFDALNEGEINDFEEFQRLFLQNFSQQRHYFKEITKAHNIRRKDGESLDSFIDRFNRESMQISGVVNQLRISGFCHGVRNNQLVEKLHENLPKTMGVLMERARAFARGKNACNPAPESDHKMSSWKKNGGSVFDKTPSGGRGRPHPYSRNDRPQRGRSSGSRFYNLSDLSKTPSEILSAEGANFPAPPKLRNPGDQNSKKYCDYHHARGHNTDDCWSLNQEIEKGSGKLSHLVKEVKEGKSSGSSADNPNNQLAICIIRKVDNQGIKRSNHHMAAWMQQPIAFPPITPREIKDGPIIVSAIIAGHKVRRIYVDSGSATKIMYQQYFQQLAPQTKAKLIQVSMPLVSFSGEVVQPIGQITLPTTVGAGNLVRTVNLTYLVMGARSVHNVIL; this is encoded by the coding sequence ATGGGTCCTGTGATTTTCACCCGTCCTACTTTCTCCACAGTTGTTACTTCAGAAACTTATAATGGATATGTGCAGGGATCCTCCGGACCATCTCCAGCAATGACAACACGAAACGAAATGGAAATATTTAATGATCCAGATCTCACCAAGCCATATCATCCGGTTTCCATGACTGCTAAATCCAAATTTAGTGCTCGCATAACACACGCCATGCTCCCTCCGAAGCTCAAAATGCCAACCACAGTCAAGAAATATGATGGTACCACTGATCCGGATGATCACATGTTTGACTTCGATGGGGCTGCATGTGTAGAACAATGGCCGATGCCGGCTTGGTGCTTCATGTTCGCACAAACACTAACCGGGGCTGCTCGGGTGTGGTTTGATGCCTTGAACGAAGGAGAGATCAATGATTTTGAAGAGTTCCAAAGGTTATTTCTCCAGAACTTTAGCCAACAAAGGCACTACTTCAAAGAAATCACGAAAGCTCACAACATTCGGAGAAAGGATGGGGAATCTTTGGATAGTTTCATTGACCGATTCAATCGAGAAAGTATGCAGATCAGCGGGGTAGTTAACCAGTTAAGGATCTCCGGATTCTGTCACGGTGTACGGAATAACCAGCTGGTTGAAAAATTACACGAAAATCTCCCGAAGACAATGGGAGTACTCATGGAGCGAGCCAGAGCTTTCGCTCGGGGGAAAAATGCATGTAATCCAGCACCAGAGTCAGACCATAAGATGTCCTCCTGGAAGAAAAATGGTGGGTCTGTATTCGATAAAACTCCATCCGGAGGTAGGGGACGACCACACCCTTACAGCAGAAACGATAGGCCTCAGCGGGGAAGAAGTTCCGGATCAAGATTTTACAATCTATCGGATCTTTCTAAAACCCCCAGTGAAATCCTCAGTGCCGAAGGAGCAAACTTCCCCGCCCCACCAAAGCTCCGAAATCCAGGTGACCAGAACTCCAAAAAATATTGTGATTACCATCATGCGCGAGGCCATAATACAGATGATTGCTGGTCCCTAAATCAAGAAATAGAAAAAGGATCCGGTAAGCTGTCACATTTGGTAAAAGAAGTAAAAGAAGGAAAATCTTCAGGGAGTTCGGCAGATAATCCAAACAACCAACTAGCAATCTGCATAATCAGGAAAGTAGATAACCAAGGCATTAAGCGATCCAATCATCACATGGCTGCTTGGATGCAACAACCGATCGCTTTCCCTCCAATTACCCCTAGAGAAATCAAAGACGGACCAATCATAGTGTCTGCGATAATAGCAGGCCACAAGGTCCGGAGGATTTATGTTGATAGCGGAAGTGCCACTAAGATCATGTACCAACAGTATTTCCAACAATTAGCTCCGCAAACCAAAGCAAAACTGATACAAGTCTCTATGCCGTTGGTAAGCTTCTCCGGAGAGGTGGTACAGCCAATTGGGCAGATCACCCTACCAACAACGGTGGGAGCCGGAAACCTGGTCAGAACCGTCAACTTGACATACCTGGTGATGGGAGCAAGGTCCGTCCACAATGTCATACTTTGA